The following are encoded together in the Candidatus Hydrogenedentota bacterium genome:
- a CDS encoding PAS domain S-box protein produces the protein MSDCTGNSGGVPAAQALPAMAFAQAEFAAAITDGCGIITFVNDAFTRLTGYTPQDAIGASIEILRTTNYDDAFYADIWRRLTSGERWSDRLSVGRKDGSAYRSRSFAAPILEPDGAIAGYSFFSRDTSDEAKLEAQLGHLQKMEAIGELAAGIAHEINTPIQYIGDNIQFLLQATAGLMRLVEASAAACEAGRGAAIPPEILDGLETLRREIDWDFLKVEIPLAIEQSLEGRDRVADIVRAMKEFAHPGDEELTPLDINHAIENTLAVSRGEWKNVAAIALHLTDHLPPVHCYPSSFNQVLLNLVVNASHAIADRHGNGGKGLISISSALREDAVEVVVGDNGCGIPAEIVSRIFEPFFTTKDVGKGTGQGLALTHAVIVERMKGAIEVDSTPGEGTRFLLRLPLGDPQNTQGTEEAQET, from the coding sequence ATGTCAGATTGTACGGGGAACAGTGGTGGCGTGCCTGCGGCGCAGGCGCTGCCCGCCATGGCGTTCGCCCAGGCGGAGTTTGCCGCGGCCATTACCGATGGCTGCGGAATCATCACTTTTGTAAACGACGCCTTCACCCGCCTGACGGGCTACACGCCCCAGGACGCCATCGGCGCATCCATCGAAATTCTGCGAACCACCAATTATGACGACGCCTTCTATGCCGACATCTGGCGGCGCCTGACTTCCGGTGAACGCTGGTCCGACCGGCTGTCCGTGGGCCGAAAGGATGGAAGCGCGTATCGCTCGCGCAGTTTCGCGGCACCCATCCTGGAGCCCGACGGCGCCATCGCGGGCTACAGTTTTTTCTCCCGCGACACCTCGGACGAAGCGAAGCTGGAGGCGCAGTTGGGGCACCTGCAGAAAATGGAAGCCATCGGCGAGTTGGCGGCCGGTATCGCCCACGAGATCAATACGCCCATTCAATATATTGGCGACAATATCCAATTCCTCCTTCAGGCCACGGCGGGCCTGATGCGGCTTGTCGAGGCGAGCGCCGCCGCCTGCGAAGCGGGACGGGGCGCCGCCATCCCCCCCGAAATCCTCGACGGACTCGAAACGCTGCGGCGGGAAATCGACTGGGATTTCCTGAAGGTGGAAATTCCCCTGGCAATCGAACAATCCCTGGAGGGTCGGGACCGGGTCGCCGACATCGTGCGGGCCATGAAGGAGTTTGCCCACCCCGGCGACGAAGAACTCACGCCGCTGGACATCAATCACGCCATCGAGAACACGCTCGCCGTTTCCCGGGGCGAATGGAAGAACGTCGCCGCCATCGCGCTGCACCTGACGGACCACTTGCCGCCCGTCCATTGCTACCCGAGTTCTTTCAATCAGGTCCTCCTCAATCTCGTCGTGAACGCGTCTCACGCCATCGCCGATCGCCACGGGAATGGCGGCAAGGGACTCATTTCCATCTCCAGCGCACTTCGAGAGGACGCGGTGGAGGTCGTTGTGGGAGATAACGGCTGCGGGATCCCCGCCGAGATCGTCAGCCGGATTTTCGAGCCCTTTTTCACCACCAAAGACGTGGGGAAGGGGACCGGGCAGGGGCTCGCTCTGACCCATGCCGTCATTGTGGAACGTATGAAGGGGGCGATCGAAGTCGATTCTACCCCCGGGGAGGGCACCCGCTTTCTACTGCGCCTCCCGCTGGGAGACCCCCAGAACACGCAGGGAACGGAAGAAGCGCAGGAAACTTAA
- a CDS encoding radical SAM protein, protein MSGNGASRFQLARLYDFAQRMYSEVPYRYMQSGYSFPAWHYFIEVTRRCNLRCKMCQYIDWLENVPIKEQKRGELSTREWLDVLAQIPRFSLITFTGGEAFVRKDFMELLTFASRRSRTHFISNTTMLPEDRAEAIVALAPRHTGGVGFNFAGTSIEGPGDRHDEIRKMKGAWERSMAGIRLLRHFRDASGKSCPHIHVTTVIQRDNIDVLHLMPRMVKEAGVDVLNLVTETRMHDLPGFGEKPPTLFNHEDIDWPRINRSELSIALNRTLDEAKSVGVEVRLPRMPRQDLLDYYDGRGIDLKAYQCRNAWNTLIIGRLGDAYPCWLQKVGNVRENSLKELWHNAEMRDFRQTCQKKLFAPCPGCCFLEHRGEQIAARPIVAGVAAGNA, encoded by the coding sequence ATGAGCGGAAATGGCGCGAGCCGATTCCAGTTGGCAAGACTTTACGACTTCGCACAGCGGATGTACAGCGAGGTGCCGTACCGCTATATGCAATCGGGCTATTCCTTCCCGGCCTGGCATTATTTTATTGAGGTGACGCGGCGCTGCAACCTTCGCTGCAAGATGTGCCAGTACATCGACTGGCTCGAGAACGTGCCCATTAAGGAGCAAAAGCGGGGCGAACTCTCCACGCGGGAGTGGCTGGACGTGCTGGCCCAGATCCCTCGCTTCAGCCTGATCACCTTCACCGGCGGCGAAGCCTTCGTGCGCAAGGACTTCATGGAGCTGCTGACTTTTGCCAGCCGGCGCTCTCGAACTCATTTTATTTCGAATACGACCATGCTGCCCGAAGATCGGGCGGAAGCCATCGTGGCGCTGGCGCCCCGACACACGGGAGGCGTGGGCTTCAACTTTGCCGGCACGTCCATTGAGGGACCGGGGGACCGTCACGACGAAATTCGCAAGATGAAGGGTGCATGGGAACGGAGCATGGCGGGCATTCGCCTTTTGCGCCATTTTCGAGACGCAAGCGGGAAATCCTGCCCCCATATTCACGTGACCACGGTGATCCAGCGGGACAACATCGACGTGCTCCATCTCATGCCCCGCATGGTGAAAGAGGCCGGGGTGGATGTGCTCAATCTCGTCACGGAAACGCGGATGCACGATCTGCCGGGCTTCGGGGAAAAGCCCCCAACCCTCTTCAACCACGAAGATATCGACTGGCCGCGAATCAATCGCTCCGAGCTATCCATCGCCCTGAATCGGACCTTGGACGAGGCGAAGTCGGTCGGCGTTGAAGTGCGGCTGCCGCGCATGCCCCGTCAGGATCTGCTCGATTACTATGACGGGCGGGGCATTGATCTGAAGGCGTATCAGTGCCGAAACGCCTGGAACACCCTCATTATCGGTCGCCTCGGCGACGCCTATCCCTGCTGGCTCCAGAAAGTGGGCAATGTGCGGGAGAACTCCCTTAAGGAGCTGTGGCACAACGCGGAAATGCGCGACTTCCGGCAGACATGCCAGAAGAAGCTCTTCGCGCCCTGCCCCGGTTGCTGTTTCCTCGAACACCGTGGCGAGCAAATTGCCGCGCGGCCCATCGTGGCGGGTGTGGCGGCAGGCAATGCCTAG